From Streptomyces griseorubiginosus, one genomic window encodes:
- a CDS encoding amidase, with amino-acid sequence MQDLTGLTAVQLVEGYRKGEFSPVEATRAALDRAAEIQPEVNAFVRVTGEEALAQARASADRWRRGEPSGAVDGVPVTVKDILLMRGAPTLKGSKTIPESGSWDEDAPSVARLRESGAVFLGKTTTPEFGWKGVTDSPLSGVTRNPYDPTRTAGGSSGGAAAAVALGAGPLALGTDGGGSVRIPAAFCGIFALKPTYGRVPLYPASAFGTLAHVGPMTRDAADAALLLDVIGVPDSRDWSALGPAAGPYSAALRGGVRGLRIAYSPSLGGQVAVRPGVAAAVRRAVERLARLGAYVTEADPDFADPVDAFHTLWFSGAARVTQHLGPHQRELLDPGLREIRGLGGRMSALDYLAAVDVRMELGRRMGRFHDSYDLLVTPTLPITAFEAGTEVPKGSGHRRWTGWTPFTYPFNMTQQPAASVPVGTDGEGLPVGLQIVAARHWDDLVLRAAHALYEAGAAGVPPGRGGR; translated from the coding sequence ATGCAGGACCTCACCGGACTGACCGCCGTACAACTCGTCGAGGGTTACCGCAAGGGGGAGTTCAGCCCCGTCGAGGCGACCCGGGCGGCTCTCGACCGGGCCGCGGAGATCCAGCCGGAGGTGAACGCCTTCGTGCGCGTGACCGGCGAAGAGGCCCTCGCGCAGGCCCGCGCGTCGGCGGACCGCTGGCGGCGCGGGGAGCCGTCCGGCGCGGTGGACGGGGTGCCGGTCACGGTGAAGGACATCCTGCTGATGCGCGGGGCGCCGACGCTCAAGGGCTCCAAGACGATCCCGGAGAGCGGGAGTTGGGACGAGGACGCCCCTTCGGTGGCCCGGTTGCGGGAGAGCGGGGCGGTGTTCCTCGGCAAGACCACGACACCGGAGTTCGGCTGGAAGGGCGTCACGGACTCGCCGCTGTCGGGCGTGACCCGCAATCCCTACGACCCGACGCGCACCGCGGGCGGCTCCAGCGGGGGCGCCGCGGCGGCCGTGGCGCTCGGTGCGGGGCCGCTGGCGCTCGGCACGGACGGCGGCGGCAGTGTCCGCATCCCGGCAGCGTTCTGCGGGATCTTCGCGCTGAAACCGACGTACGGCCGGGTGCCGTTGTACCCGGCGAGCGCCTTCGGCACCCTCGCCCACGTGGGCCCGATGACCCGGGACGCGGCCGACGCGGCCCTGCTGCTCGACGTGATCGGGGTGCCGGACTCCCGCGACTGGTCGGCGCTCGGTCCCGCGGCCGGTCCGTACTCCGCGGCCCTGCGGGGCGGGGTGCGGGGCCTGCGGATCGCGTACTCGCCGTCCCTCGGCGGCCAGGTGGCGGTGCGGCCGGGGGTCGCCGCGGCGGTACGGCGGGCCGTGGAGCGGCTGGCCCGGCTCGGGGCGTACGTCACCGAGGCCGACCCCGACTTCGCCGACCCGGTGGACGCCTTCCACACCCTGTGGTTCAGCGGGGCGGCCCGGGTGACCCAGCATCTGGGGCCGCACCAGCGGGAGTTGCTGGACCCCGGGCTGCGGGAGATCCGCGGACTGGGCGGCCGGATGAGCGCGCTGGACTACCTCGCCGCGGTGGACGTCCGCATGGAACTGGGCCGCCGCATGGGCCGTTTCCACGACTCCTACGACCTCCTGGTCACCCCTACCCTGCCGATCACGGCGTTCGAGGCGGGCACCGAGGTCCCGAAGGGCTCGGGCCACCGGCGCTGGACCGGCTGGACCCCCTTCACCTACCCCTTCAACATGACCCAGCAGCCGGCGGCGAGCGTCCCCGTCGGTACCGACGGCGAGGGCCTGCCGGTGGGCCTCCAGATCGTCGCGGCCCGGCACTGGGACGACCTGGTGCTGCGGGCCGCGCACGCGCTGTACGAGGCGGGGGCGGCGGGTGTGCCACCCGGGCGGGGTGGGCGCTAG
- a CDS encoding SPFH domain-containing protein → MSTTTSPTPESEGHARPARLIQNEATTEIPVHLLFRDDPDPVSVPLKPAVVARRQGTGEQPRLRRTAQAAPRPAPEVDPELAERPARVLPGAVGVLAGACGLAGCAATSWWAGVVPPLALEALRLPSYTHAGLGPVQWAAYAGAGALGLFGFGGLARGRTGRAWVLGLFGRYRGTVRRTGLMWVNPLLLRRRVDVRLRHWRSEPMAAADASGVGLRVVVLVVWRVRDTARATLGVDDHETYLRECVEAALARIPVEAPGSGRGSADAAGEALTRLVNAETAPVGVQVFSVQPLRIEYAPEVAAAMHRRRIAALDAQHRATMLTSVVDSVEDTVTRLTMRGLVELDDYERKALVKDLTVAFCAGRGEQGA, encoded by the coding sequence ATGAGTACGACCACTTCACCGACACCGGAGTCCGAGGGGCACGCACGTCCCGCCCGGCTCATCCAGAACGAGGCGACCACCGAGATCCCGGTCCATCTGCTGTTCCGCGACGACCCGGACCCGGTGTCGGTACCGCTGAAGCCCGCCGTGGTGGCCCGCAGACAGGGCACCGGGGAGCAGCCCCGCCTGCGCAGGACCGCCCAGGCCGCCCCGCGCCCCGCCCCCGAGGTCGACCCCGAACTGGCCGAGCGCCCGGCGCGGGTGCTCCCCGGCGCGGTGGGTGTCCTCGCCGGAGCCTGCGGACTGGCCGGGTGCGCGGCCACCTCGTGGTGGGCGGGTGTGGTGCCGCCGCTCGCGCTGGAGGCGCTGCGCCTGCCGTCGTACACGCACGCGGGCCTCGGTCCGGTGCAGTGGGCCGCCTACGCGGGTGCCGGCGCCCTCGGTCTCTTCGGCTTCGGCGGGCTGGCCCGGGGCCGGACCGGACGGGCCTGGGTGCTCGGGCTGTTCGGCCGCTACCGGGGGACCGTGCGGCGCACCGGCCTGATGTGGGTCAACCCGCTGCTGCTGCGTCGCCGGGTCGACGTACGGCTGCGGCACTGGCGCAGCGAGCCGATGGCGGCGGCCGACGCGAGCGGGGTCGGGCTGCGGGTCGTCGTCCTCGTGGTGTGGCGGGTGCGGGACACCGCGCGGGCCACGCTCGGCGTCGACGACCACGAGACCTATCTGCGCGAGTGCGTGGAGGCCGCGCTCGCCCGGATCCCGGTGGAGGCGCCGGGCTCGGGGCGCGGTTCGGCCGACGCGGCGGGGGAGGCGCTGACCCGGCTGGTGAACGCGGAGACCGCGCCGGTCGGCGTGCAGGTGTTCTCGGTCCAGCCGCTGCGCATCGAGTACGCCCCGGAGGTGGCCGCCGCGATGCACCGGCGCCGGATCGCCGCTCTGGACGCCCAGCACCGGGCGACCATGCTGACGTCGGTGGTGGACTCGGTCGAGGACACGGTGACCCGGCTCACCATGCGGGGCCTGGTGGAACTGGACGACTACGAACGCAAGGCGCTGGTGAAGGACTTGACGGTGGCGTTCTGTGCCGGTCGCGGAGAACAAGGGGCGTGA
- a CDS encoding IclR family transcriptional regulator, producing MALKHEPTAPYHSAQDALRVLETVARHTAGVTDVELARTTGLGPERLTALLRMLRREGYVEQVADGAYVTGDALTRLSSVHDRDEALRAKLQRTLDELRDSIGAAVYISRYVDGEVTIDQYADGPATPAVNEWVDFRSSAHATALGKSLLSQLDHNGRRDHLSRHRMTRLTSRTITNDKLLLSRLEAQPPTVPHLDLQEYAVGTVCAAVPITAGALVGCLALSLPVDQAHRLRRATERLNRGAAPVLLSLAI from the coding sequence GTGGCGCTGAAGCACGAGCCGACCGCGCCGTACCACTCGGCCCAGGACGCGCTGCGCGTCCTGGAGACCGTGGCACGGCACACCGCCGGAGTCACCGACGTCGAACTCGCCCGCACCACCGGCCTCGGCCCGGAGCGACTGACCGCGCTCCTGAGGATGCTGCGCCGTGAGGGGTACGTCGAGCAGGTGGCCGACGGCGCGTATGTGACGGGGGACGCCCTGACCAGGCTGAGCTCCGTCCACGACCGAGACGAGGCACTGCGCGCCAAGCTCCAGCGCACCCTCGACGAGCTGCGCGACTCCATCGGCGCGGCGGTGTACATCAGCCGGTACGTCGACGGGGAGGTCACCATCGACCAGTACGCCGACGGGCCCGCGACGCCGGCGGTCAACGAGTGGGTGGACTTCCGCTCCTCCGCGCACGCGACGGCGCTCGGCAAGAGCCTGCTGAGCCAGCTGGACCACAACGGCCGCCGCGACCATCTCTCCCGGCACCGGATGACCCGCCTCACGTCCCGCACGATCACCAACGACAAGCTGCTCCTCTCCCGCCTGGAGGCACAGCCGCCGACCGTCCCCCACCTGGACCTCCAGGAGTACGCGGTGGGCACGGTGTGCGCGGCGGTGCCGATCACCGCGGGGGCGCTGGTGGGATGCCTCGCGCTGTCGCTGCCGGTCGACCAGGCGCATCGGCTGCGGAGGGCGACGGAGCGGTTGAATCGGGGGGCGGCGCCGGTTCTTCTGTCTCTGGCGATCTAG
- a CDS encoding DUF3830 family protein, protein MADRYIEVSLVKRGITATAKLLDDRAPLTCAAVWSALPLAGDVYHAKYARNEIYALFAPFAENEPPLENPTVTPIPGDLCYFSFAGTQLGTTSHGYDREVRPDATVVDLALFYERNNILLNGDVGWVPGTVWGQVTEGLDALAEACNDLWRAGALGESLRFSRA, encoded by the coding sequence ATGGCTGACCGTTACATCGAAGTCTCGCTGGTCAAGCGCGGGATCACCGCCACGGCAAAGCTCCTCGACGACCGGGCGCCCCTCACCTGTGCCGCCGTATGGAGCGCCCTTCCACTCGCCGGTGACGTCTATCACGCGAAGTACGCGCGCAACGAGATCTACGCCCTCTTCGCGCCCTTCGCGGAAAACGAACCGCCCCTGGAAAACCCGACAGTTACCCCGATTCCCGGAGATCTCTGTTATTTCTCCTTCGCGGGCACACAACTCGGCACGACGTCCCACGGCTACGACCGCGAGGTCCGCCCGGACGCGACCGTCGTCGACCTGGCCCTCTTCTACGAGCGCAACAACATCCTCCTGAACGGCGACGTCGGCTGGGTGCCGGGAACCGTGTGGGGCCAGGTGACCGAGGGCCTGGACGCCCTGGCCGAGGCCTGCAACGACCTCTGGCGCGCGGGGGCCCTCGGCGAAAGCCTCCGCTTCAGCCGGGCCTAG
- the ehuC gene encoding ectoine/hydroxyectoine ABC transporter permease subunit EhuC produces MTSGLWELVLKGVWTTVQLLVFSALLAAAVSFVVGVARTHRLWIVRFLAGFYTEVFRGTSALVMIFWVFFVLPPAFGWQLVPMWAGTLALGLTYGAYGSEIVRGALKAVDPAQQEGGIALSFTPWQRLRLILLPQAVPEMIPPFSNLLVELLKGTALVSVMGMGDLAFSGNLVRLALQESAGIYTYLLLIYFVIAFLLTRLMRGLEKKLKAGVGKAPTREVKVPEPVGGGV; encoded by the coding sequence ATGACCTCCGGACTCTGGGAACTGGTACTCAAGGGCGTCTGGACGACGGTCCAGCTGCTGGTGTTCAGCGCGCTGCTCGCCGCCGCGGTGTCCTTCGTGGTCGGCGTCGCCCGCACCCACCGGCTGTGGATCGTCCGCTTCCTCGCGGGCTTCTACACCGAGGTGTTCCGTGGCACCTCCGCGCTGGTGATGATCTTCTGGGTGTTCTTCGTGCTGCCCCCGGCCTTCGGCTGGCAGCTGGTGCCCATGTGGGCGGGCACGCTCGCGCTCGGGCTGACCTACGGGGCGTACGGCTCCGAGATCGTGCGCGGGGCGCTCAAGGCGGTCGACCCGGCCCAGCAGGAGGGCGGGATCGCGCTGAGCTTCACGCCCTGGCAGCGGCTGCGGCTGATCCTGCTGCCGCAGGCGGTGCCAGAGATGATCCCGCCGTTCTCCAACCTGCTGGTCGAGCTGCTCAAGGGCACCGCGCTGGTGTCCGTGATGGGCATGGGCGACCTGGCCTTCAGCGGCAACCTGGTGCGGCTCGCGCTCCAGGAGAGCGCCGGGATCTACACGTATCTGCTGCTCATCTACTTCGTGATCGCCTTCCTGCTCACCCGGCTGATGCGGGGCCTGGAGAAGAAGCTCAAGGCGGGGGTCGGCAAGGCGCCCACCCGTGAGGTGAAGGTGCCCGAGCCGGTCGGAGGTGGTGTCTGA
- a CDS encoding lytic polysaccharide monooxygenase auxiliary activity family 9 protein: protein MRRKTKWYAAVVGLATTGAVVLSSGGASSHGYTDLPISRQKLCQNGTVTNCGDIQWEPQSVEGPKGFPAGGPADGQICNGGVSRFSQLSAPRTPSGSAWPATKVTGGQSYTFRWQFTAMHATTDFKYYVTKPGWNQNHNLARSDLNLTPFLTVPYNGQRPPSTLSHSGTLPSGLSGRHVIVAVWTIADTTNAFYACSDVTF, encoded by the coding sequence ATGCGCAGAAAGACCAAGTGGTACGCCGCCGTGGTGGGCCTCGCCACCACCGGAGCCGTAGTGCTCTCCTCCGGCGGCGCCAGCAGCCACGGCTACACCGACCTCCCCATCAGCAGGCAGAAGCTCTGCCAGAACGGCACCGTGACGAACTGCGGCGACATCCAGTGGGAGCCGCAGAGCGTCGAGGGCCCCAAGGGCTTCCCGGCCGGCGGACCCGCCGACGGCCAGATATGCAACGGCGGCGTGAGCCGCTTCAGCCAGCTCAGCGCGCCGCGGACACCGTCGGGCTCCGCATGGCCGGCGACGAAGGTGACGGGCGGGCAGAGCTACACGTTCCGCTGGCAGTTCACCGCGATGCACGCCACGACCGACTTCAAGTACTACGTCACCAAGCCGGGCTGGAACCAGAACCACAACCTGGCCCGCTCCGACCTCAACCTGACCCCGTTCCTGACCGTCCCCTACAACGGCCAGCGACCTCCCTCCACCCTCTCGCACAGCGGCACCCTGCCGTCCGGGCTCAGCGGACGGCATGTGATCGTCGCGGTGTGGACGATCGCCGACACGACCAACGCGTTCTACGCCTGCTCGGACGTCACGTTTTGA
- a CDS encoding AMP-binding protein, with protein MDSRRRTVAELVAGRWGDHRPGLWFEGREFTHHEVTAGAAARAALLGDLLPGPGAHIGVLLDNTPEFPMWLSAAALARAAVAGINPTRRGPELARDILHTECRLLITEPSQLPLLRGLDLPGVRLLVTGSEEYDTLLAPYAGAEPDASRATPADRLLLYFTSGSTGAPKAALCSQGRLAAAGRSLADQFRLGPDGVHYICMPMFHGNAVIADWAPALATGAGVALRRRFSASEFLADVRAYRATYFTYVGRAIQYVLATEPREDDRDNPLRLGFGTEAGAVDAAAFERRFGVRLVEGYGSSEGGAAIQWAPGTPPGAVGRAAPGLVVLDRETGRERPPARFDAAGRLLNGDEAIGELVNRAPNPFEGYWRNPEADAERRRDGWYWTGDLFYRDAEGYLYFAGRTDDRIRVDSENLAAAMIENILARYEGAVAVAVYAVPDPVTGDQVMATIAGTFDPADFAAFLAAQPDLGTKMAPRYVRVVDRMPVTATNKINRAQLRREGLDCTDPVWCRPPGERTYRRLTPEHAEGPLAPTKGPSPVRRQGLEPRTR; from the coding sequence ATGGACTCCAGGAGGCGTACGGTCGCGGAACTCGTCGCCGGACGGTGGGGAGACCACCGGCCCGGACTGTGGTTCGAGGGGCGGGAGTTCACCCACCACGAGGTGACGGCCGGTGCCGCCGCGCGGGCGGCTCTGCTCGGCGACCTGCTGCCGGGCCCCGGCGCCCACATCGGTGTACTGCTCGACAACACCCCTGAATTCCCGATGTGGTTGAGCGCGGCGGCCCTCGCCCGGGCCGCCGTCGCCGGCATCAACCCCACCCGCCGGGGCCCCGAACTCGCCCGCGACATCCTGCACACCGAGTGCCGCCTGCTGATCACCGAGCCGTCGCAACTCCCCTTGCTGCGCGGCCTCGACCTGCCCGGCGTCCGCCTCCTGGTGACCGGCTCCGAGGAGTACGACACCCTGCTCGCGCCCTACGCCGGCGCCGAACCGGACGCCTCCCGCGCCACGCCCGCCGACCGTCTCCTCCTCTACTTCACCTCCGGCTCCACCGGCGCCCCCAAGGCCGCGCTCTGCTCCCAGGGCCGGCTGGCCGCCGCCGGGCGGTCCCTGGCCGACCAGTTCCGGCTCGGGCCGGACGGGGTGCACTACATCTGCATGCCGATGTTCCACGGCAACGCGGTGATCGCCGACTGGGCGCCCGCGCTGGCGACCGGGGCCGGGGTCGCGCTCAGGCGACGGTTCTCCGCTTCGGAGTTCCTCGCGGACGTGCGCGCGTACCGGGCGACGTACTTCACCTATGTCGGCCGGGCCATCCAGTACGTCCTCGCCACCGAGCCCCGCGAGGACGACCGGGACAATCCGCTGCGGCTCGGCTTCGGCACCGAGGCGGGAGCGGTGGACGCGGCCGCCTTCGAGCGGCGTTTCGGGGTGCGGCTGGTGGAGGGGTACGGCTCCTCCGAGGGCGGCGCGGCGATCCAGTGGGCTCCGGGGACTCCGCCGGGCGCGGTGGGGCGGGCGGCGCCCGGGCTCGTCGTACTGGATCGGGAGACGGGTCGGGAGCGGCCGCCCGCACGGTTCGACGCGGCCGGGCGGCTGCTGAACGGGGACGAGGCGATAGGCGAGTTGGTGAACCGGGCGCCGAACCCCTTCGAGGGGTACTGGCGCAACCCCGAGGCGGATGCCGAGCGGCGCCGGGACGGCTGGTACTGGACCGGGGACCTCTTCTACCGGGACGCCGAGGGGTACCTGTACTTCGCGGGCCGCACCGACGACCGGATCCGTGTGGACAGCGAGAACCTGGCGGCGGCGATGATCGAGAACATCCTCGCCCGCTACGAGGGGGCGGTGGCCGTCGCGGTGTACGCGGTACCGGATCCGGTGACCGGCGACCAGGTGATGGCGACGATCGCGGGCACCTTCGACCCCGCCGACTTCGCAGCCTTCCTGGCGGCCCAGCCGGACCTGGGGACGAAGATGGCCCCCCGGTACGTGCGGGTCGTGGACCGCATGCCGGTCACGGCAACGAACAAGATCAACCGAGCCCAGCTGAGAAGAGAGGGCCTGGACTGTACCGACCCCGTCTGGTGCCGCCCGCCCGGTGAGCGGACCTACCGAAGACTGACCCCGGAACACGCCGAAGGGCCTCTCGCTCCCACGAAAGGCCCTTCACCGGTGCGCCGCCAGGGACTCGAACCCCGGACCCGCTGA
- the ehuD gene encoding ectoine/hydroxyectoine ABC transporter permease subunit EhuD has protein sequence MEWDWSAVGDFMPQFWDGLLVTLQALALGSLISFALGLVWALLMRAPSRFVRWPVGVVTEFVRNTPLLVQLFFLFYVLPEWGVTLSALATGVIGIGLHYSTYTMQVYRAGIEAVPTGQWEAATALNLPRIRTWQVVILPQAIRRVVPALGNYVISMLKDTPMLMVITVLEMLGEARLFAQEHFQFTEPLTVIGVAFIVISYLASLLLRSLERRLVR, from the coding sequence ATGGAGTGGGACTGGAGCGCCGTAGGCGACTTCATGCCGCAGTTCTGGGACGGGCTGCTGGTCACCCTGCAGGCCCTCGCGCTGGGCTCGCTGATCTCGTTCGCGCTCGGCCTGGTGTGGGCGCTGCTGATGCGCGCGCCCTCGCGGTTCGTGCGCTGGCCGGTCGGGGTGGTCACGGAGTTCGTGCGCAACACCCCGCTGCTGGTCCAGCTGTTCTTCCTCTTCTACGTGCTGCCCGAGTGGGGCGTGACCCTGTCCGCGCTGGCCACCGGTGTCATCGGGATCGGGCTGCACTACTCGACGTACACGATGCAGGTCTACCGGGCCGGTATCGAGGCGGTTCCGACCGGCCAGTGGGAGGCGGCGACCGCGCTGAACCTGCCGAGGATCAGGACCTGGCAGGTGGTGATCCTGCCGCAGGCGATCCGCCGGGTGGTGCCGGCCCTCGGCAACTACGTGATCTCGATGCTCAAGGACACCCCGATGCTGATGGTGATCACGGTCCTGGAGATGCTCGGCGAGGCGCGGCTGTTCGCGCAGGAGCACTTCCAGTTCACCGAGCCGCTGACCGTGATCGGCGTGGCCTTCATCGTCATCTCCTATCTGGCCTCCCTTCTCCTGCGATCCCTGGAGCGACGTCTTGTCCGCTGA
- the ehuA gene encoding ectoine/hydroxyectoine ABC transporter ATP-binding protein EhuA produces MKEPDANTNPPVDGSELIRFEDVTKRFGSNTVLDRLNFSVDSGKHVTLIGPSGSGKTTILRMLMTLTKPDEGTVSVDGEKLFPAPEKQLREVRKKIGMVFQQFNLFPNMTVLRNITEAPVTVLGMSKDEAEARARELLDMVGLADKAGARPTQLSGGQQQRVAIARALAMRPRVLLLDEVTSALDPELVAGVLDVLRDIARTTDITMLCVTHEMNFARDISDQVLMFDSGRIIESGPPEKIFSDPAQDRTREFLSAVL; encoded by the coding sequence ATGAAGGAACCCGACGCGAACACCAACCCGCCGGTGGACGGCAGCGAGCTGATCCGCTTCGAGGACGTGACCAAGCGCTTCGGGTCCAACACCGTCCTGGACCGGCTGAACTTCTCGGTCGACTCCGGCAAGCACGTGACGCTGATCGGCCCCTCCGGGTCCGGTAAGACCACGATCCTGCGGATGCTGATGACCCTGACCAAGCCCGACGAGGGGACGGTCAGCGTCGACGGGGAGAAGCTGTTCCCGGCGCCGGAGAAGCAGCTGCGCGAGGTCCGCAAGAAGATCGGGATGGTCTTCCAGCAGTTCAACCTGTTCCCGAACATGACGGTCCTGCGCAACATCACCGAGGCCCCGGTCACCGTGCTCGGCATGTCCAAGGACGAGGCGGAGGCACGCGCGCGTGAGCTGCTCGACATGGTGGGGCTCGCCGACAAGGCGGGGGCCCGGCCGACCCAGCTGTCCGGCGGGCAGCAGCAGCGGGTGGCGATCGCGCGGGCGCTGGCCATGCGGCCGCGGGTGCTGCTGCTGGACGAGGTGACCTCTGCGCTCGACCCCGAGCTGGTGGCCGGCGTCCTCGACGTGCTGCGGGACATCGCCCGCACCACCGACATCACCATGCTCTGTGTGACCCACGAGATGAACTTCGCCCGGGACATCTCCGACCAGGTCCTGATGTTCGACTCGGGCCGGATCATCGAGTCGGGCCCGCCGGAGAAGATCTTCAGCGACCCGGCGCAGGACCGTACCCGGGAATTTCTCAGCGCGGTTCTCTGA
- a CDS encoding peptidoglycan-binding protein produces METPVFEEIDPEKDCDCPGCLHWRRVLPRPAGGHPAAARAVILAATTVTALGALHAAPAFAAPQTPTRPGTPRADEPDTPQGDKAPLHGPGAKPAPVRTPTTTRADIIKRAKQWVAARVPYSMSEYWGDGYRQDCSGFVSMAWSLPRNEWTGSIGQYGVRIAKDDLQPGDILLFHNPSNPENGSHVVIFGGWTDYTHTYYLAYEETRPYARKQATPYAYWSNSDRYVAYRYKGLAGGTSGAQPDGATPDGANPDPVTPDPAKPQAPDVTPFPGTAYFGPGANNKYVTQLGRMLVERGAGRFYTSGPGPRWSDADRRATQAFQQAQGWRGGDADGLPGAQTWALLVTGGGRDIGSGGGAGTGGPPAPSTPSAPSTPSSHGVPGYPGRAMFRPGATNKYVTQLGRQLVKKGFGKYYTTGPGPRWGEPDRRGVEAFQRAQGWRGGAADGYPGPETWRRLFS; encoded by the coding sequence ATGGAGACTCCGGTATTCGAGGAAATCGATCCCGAGAAGGACTGCGACTGCCCCGGCTGCCTCCACTGGCGCCGCGTCCTCCCCCGCCCGGCCGGCGGTCATCCCGCCGCCGCCCGAGCCGTGATCCTCGCCGCCACAACCGTCACCGCCCTCGGCGCCCTGCACGCGGCCCCCGCCTTCGCCGCCCCCCAGACCCCCACCCGCCCCGGCACCCCCAGGGCAGACGAGCCCGACACCCCACAGGGCGACAAGGCCCCCCTGCACGGCCCCGGCGCCAAGCCCGCCCCCGTCAGGACGCCCACCACCACCCGCGCCGACATCATCAAGCGGGCCAAGCAGTGGGTCGCCGCGCGGGTGCCGTACAGCATGTCCGAGTACTGGGGCGACGGTTACCGCCAGGACTGCTCCGGCTTCGTCTCCATGGCCTGGAGCCTGCCGCGCAACGAATGGACCGGCAGCATCGGCCAGTACGGCGTCCGGATCGCCAAGGACGACCTCCAACCCGGCGACATCCTGCTCTTCCACAACCCGTCCAACCCCGAGAACGGCTCCCACGTCGTCATCTTCGGCGGCTGGACGGACTACACGCACACCTACTACCTCGCCTACGAGGAGACCCGCCCCTACGCCCGCAAGCAGGCCACCCCCTACGCCTACTGGAGCAACTCCGACCGGTACGTCGCCTACCGGTACAAGGGGCTCGCGGGCGGCACCTCGGGCGCCCAGCCGGACGGCGCCACCCCGGACGGCGCGAACCCGGACCCCGTCACCCCGGACCCCGCCAAGCCGCAGGCCCCGGACGTGACGCCCTTCCCCGGCACCGCCTACTTCGGTCCCGGGGCCAACAACAAGTACGTCACCCAGCTCGGCCGCATGCTCGTGGAGCGCGGTGCCGGGCGCTTCTACACCTCGGGGCCGGGCCCCCGCTGGTCGGACGCGGACCGCAGGGCCACCCAGGCGTTCCAGCAGGCGCAGGGCTGGCGGGGCGGGGACGCGGACGGGCTGCCCGGGGCGCAGACCTGGGCGCTGCTGGTCACCGGCGGCGGCAGGGACATCGGATCGGGCGGCGGGGCAGGGACGGGGGGACCGCCCGCACCCTCCACACCGTCCGCACCCTCCACACCTTCCTCGCACGGCGTCCCCGGCTACCCCGGACGTGCGATGTTCCGGCCCGGCGCGACCAACAAGTACGTCACCCAGCTCGGCCGCCAGCTGGTGAAGAAAGGGTTCGGCAAGTACTACACGACCGGACCGGGACCGCGCTGGGGCGAGCCGGACCGGCGGGGCGTGGAGGCCTTCCAACGCGCCCAGGGCTGGCGCGGCGGCGCGGCGGACGGCTACCCGGGCCCGGAGACCTGGCGCCGGCTCTTCTCGTAG
- the ehuB gene encoding ectoine/hydroxyectoine ABC transporter substrate-binding protein EhuB — translation MAPPLEHGAHISGTTRRSLLAGVAALGALGAAGCSRVATASTEGGGDLLDRLRAAGVVRLGIAGEIPFGYIDKNGELTGEAPELARVIFKRLGVEKVQPVPTEFGSLIPGLNSQQFDVVAAGMYVTPERCEQVIFADPDYQMLDSFIVRKGNPKGLHNYKDVVDKKAKFATGTGYAEIQYAVEAGYKESDILIVPDQVAGLNAVEAGRVDVFAGTALTTREVVKKSAKAEATKAFTPTVGGKPHVDGGAFAFRRTETNLRDAFNAELRKLKKSGELFRILEPFGFTRAEMTDLTAKELCGG, via the coding sequence ATGGCTCCACCACTGGAACATGGCGCACACATATCCGGAACCACTCGCCGGTCGCTGCTCGCGGGGGTGGCGGCGCTCGGCGCACTGGGCGCCGCGGGCTGCTCACGCGTGGCCACCGCCTCGACCGAGGGAGGCGGCGACCTGCTGGACCGACTGCGGGCGGCAGGTGTCGTACGGCTGGGAATCGCGGGTGAGATCCCCTTCGGTTACATCGACAAGAACGGTGAACTGACCGGTGAGGCACCCGAACTCGCGCGGGTCATCTTCAAGCGGCTGGGTGTGGAAAAGGTGCAGCCGGTGCCGACGGAGTTCGGCTCGCTCATTCCCGGGCTGAATTCGCAGCAGTTCGATGTCGTGGCGGCCGGGATGTATGTCACCCCGGAACGCTGCGAACAGGTGATCTTCGCGGATCCCGACTATCAGATGCTCGATTCCTTCATCGTGCGCAAGGGAAATCCAAAAGGTCTTCACAACTACAAGGACGTCGTCGACAAGAAGGCCAAGTTCGCCACCGGTACCGGCTATGCGGAGATCCAGTACGCCGTCGAGGCGGGTTACAAGGAGAGCGACATCCTGATCGTGCCGGACCAGGTCGCGGGGCTGAACGCGGTGGAGGCCGGACGCGTCGACGTGTTCGCCGGGACCGCGCTGACCACCCGTGAGGTGGTGAAGAAGTCGGCCAAGGCGGAGGCCACGAAGGCCTTCACCCCGACCGTGGGCGGCAAGCCGCACGTCGACGGGGGCGCCTTCGCGTTCCGCCGCACCGAGACGAACCTGCGGGACGCCTTCAACGCCGAGCTGCGGAAGCTGAAGAAGAGCGGGGAGCTGTTCCGGATCCTCGAGCCCTTCGGGTTCACGCGGGCCGAGATGACGGACCTGACCGCGAAGGAGCTCTGCGGCGGATGA